The Candidatus Limnocylindrales bacterium genome contains a region encoding:
- a CDS encoding NAD(P)H-hydrate dehydratase: MSDRILLAMKVATAEEIRDIDRRAIYEYGIPGVVLMENAGAGTARILLEKYGPLLGKRVGVVCGKGKNGGDGFVVARHLVNQGVITEVALLTEKSKVQGDARINLDIADRMGIPILEAPDPESFSRVKEILLRSDLIVDAILGTGLTAGVAGFYRDVIELINSLQKPVVAVDIPSGLSSDTGEIPGSCIRADLTVTFGLPKRGLILYPAAEFVGELKVIPIGIPEKVISEAGIKVNLLEAQDIQAALAGSQVINRPANSHKGTYGHVLVIAGSRGKTGAALMSSRSALRVGAGLVTLGLPESLNDFLEAASFEVMTVPLPETSEGTFSHKAADWILMGAEGRAPLSAGKNVIALGPGLSTHPETLELVYDLVQNSHQPLVIDADGINALARKPEILLQAQAPVVITPHPGEMARFLGEKNIQSRRIEVAQETAKKYGIYVVLKGARTIICDPNGEVFINLTGNPGMATGGTGDVLTGILAGLIAQGLPILDALKVGVYLHGLAGDLAAQDKGEPGLIAGDVMEQIPYAIKKLSSVGYPLSVVRNSLGEVLAKN; the protein is encoded by the coding sequence ATGAGTGATAGAATTCTTTTAGCCATGAAAGTAGCTACAGCCGAAGAAATCCGGGATATTGATCGGAGGGCCATTTACGAGTATGGGATTCCGGGAGTAGTTCTTATGGAAAATGCGGGCGCCGGTACGGCCCGTATCCTGTTGGAGAAGTATGGACCCCTGTTGGGGAAGCGGGTAGGAGTGGTGTGTGGAAAAGGAAAAAATGGAGGAGACGGCTTTGTTGTGGCTCGACATCTGGTTAATCAAGGGGTTATCACAGAAGTTGCTCTTTTGACCGAGAAATCCAAGGTTCAGGGGGATGCCCGGATCAATCTAGACATCGCAGACCGCATGGGAATTCCTATTCTGGAGGCACCTGACCCGGAGAGTTTTTCCAGAGTTAAGGAAATTCTCCTGAGATCGGATCTTATTGTGGATGCAATTTTAGGAACAGGTTTAACGGCAGGAGTTGCCGGGTTTTATAGGGATGTTATAGAATTGATCAATAGCCTGCAAAAACCCGTTGTAGCCGTGGATATCCCCTCGGGACTGAGCTCAGATACGGGAGAGATACCGGGAAGCTGTATCCGGGCGGATCTGACAGTAACCTTCGGATTGCCAAAGCGAGGTCTCATCCTCTACCCTGCGGCAGAGTTCGTCGGAGAACTCAAGGTAATTCCCATCGGAATTCCTGAGAAGGTGATTTCAGAGGCCGGTATCAAAGTTAATCTCCTAGAAGCCCAGGATATACAGGCTGCTTTAGCGGGTAGTCAGGTAATTAATCGTCCGGCCAACTCCCATAAAGGAACCTATGGGCATGTACTGGTCATAGCAGGTTCCAGGGGGAAGACGGGAGCGGCCTTGATGAGCTCGCGGAGTGCTCTTCGGGTGGGAGCCGGTTTGGTCACTTTAGGTTTACCTGAAAGCCTGAACGATTTCTTGGAAGCAGCGTCCTTCGAAGTGATGACCGTACCTTTGCCGGAGACCTCTGAAGGAACCTTTAGCCATAAAGCTGCTGATTGGATCTTGATGGGCGCAGAGGGTCGAGCCCCTCTATCGGCAGGAAAAAATGTCATCGCCTTGGGCCCCGGGCTTTCAACCCATCCTGAGACCCTGGAGTTGGTTTACGATCTCGTTCAGAACTCCCATCAACCTCTGGTAATTGACGCCGATGGAATCAATGCCTTAGCCCGAAAACCTGAGATTTTACTCCAGGCCCAGGCTCCGGTGGTTATCACCCCTCATCCTGGAGAGATGGCCCGATTTCTGGGAGAGAAAAACATTCAATCCCGACGAATTGAAGTGGCCCAAGAAACAGCTAAGAAATATGGAATCTATGTAGTTTTGAAGGGAGCCCGGACGATTATCTGCGATCCAAATGGAGAAGTTTTTATTAATTTAACCGGTAACCCGGGAATGGCGACAGGAGGAACCGGAGATGTGCTCACCGGAATTTTGGCCGGGTTAATCGCCCAGGGGCTACCCATTTTAGACGCCCTAAAAGTAGGGGTTTATCTTCACGGCCTGGCGGGGGATCTGGCCGCACAAGATAAAGGAGAACCCGGTCTAATTGCCGGGGATGTGATGGAACAAATTCCCTATGCTATTAAAAAATTGTCCTCTGTGGGTTATCCGTTGTCCGTTGTTAGAAATTCGTTGGGAGAAGTCCTGGCTAAAAACTAA
- a CDS encoding MBL fold metallo-hydrolase, with translation MLLEITRDVYQLTLPLPFRLREVHAYLIKGREGYGLIDCGINTQECFEALEKSILEAGIQLTDVHSVFMTHYHSDHCGLAGRIKEVSGASLIMQSGEAEAVEAFLEIPPEQVHDPCFYIERGLPTEKFEEMQQIFPYLKSLISPLKIDERIEDGMEIWLGDLRFEAIWTPGHTPGHVCLYQPERKWLFCGDHVLIKITPHVGLNSRSTLANPLAHYLDSLKKVMGLDVKLAFPSHGPLIRQFKERVQELMVHHNQRKEAILHILGKERKSAYEISTALFGVRSTHFENWMAFAETLAHLVLLASEDKLEEIRENGHVLYQIR, from the coding sequence ATGCTGCTAGAGATAACTCGGGATGTTTATCAGTTGACATTACCTCTTCCTTTTCGCCTTCGGGAAGTCCATGCTTACCTAATTAAAGGACGAGAAGGTTATGGTTTAATAGACTGCGGAATTAATACCCAGGAATGTTTTGAGGCTTTAGAGAAAAGTATCCTCGAAGCCGGTATCCAGTTAACCGATGTCCATTCGGTCTTCATGACCCACTATCATTCTGATCATTGCGGCTTAGCCGGACGAATTAAAGAGGTCTCTGGAGCTTCCCTTATCATGCAATCCGGAGAAGCCGAAGCCGTGGAGGCATTTCTGGAAATACCCCCGGAACAAGTGCATGATCCCTGTTTCTATATTGAACGCGGACTCCCTACGGAAAAATTCGAAGAAATGCAACAAATATTTCCCTATCTAAAATCTCTCATTTCGCCCCTTAAAATCGATGAGCGTATCGAAGATGGGATGGAGATATGGTTGGGGGATCTTCGATTCGAGGCTATTTGGACACCTGGGCACACGCCCGGACATGTCTGTCTTTACCAGCCTGAGCGGAAGTGGCTTTTTTGTGGAGATCATGTTTTGATAAAGATTACGCCCCACGTTGGTCTAAACTCGCGATCCACCCTGGCAAATCCCTTGGCGCACTATTTAGATTCTCTAAAGAAGGTCATGGGATTAGACGTTAAGCTGGCTTTTCCATCCCATGGACCTCTTATTCGACAATTTAAAGAGCGGGTTCAGGAGCTTATGGTACACCATAACCAGAGAAAGGAAGCCATTCTCCATATCCTGGGAAAAGAGCGAAAGTCTGCCTACGAAATTTCCACGGCTCTTTTTGGGGTTCGCTCCACACACTTTGAAAACTGGATGGCTTTCGCCGAAACCTTAGCGCACCTGGTGCTCCTGGCTTCTGAGGATAAGCTGGAAGAGATCCGGGAGAACGGACATGTTTTATACCAAATCCGATAG
- a CDS encoding tetratricopeptide repeat protein, which translates to MLKWFENKYLSILLLLFAVALLTGCGAVLGPNSRTVFLETGEDYLVSGDYDQAIKTFDSILTDNPKDVKALVGSGIAYYQQGKYEKALEKLTRAKELDPDDEQARLYLGLTYLKKGEDQKALAEWKEYTELISTGKFTDLVRRAIAILSKENVTLEERDFVVSSIEYATQQERKVLVQDLGVGGGSSYSIGSSTLGYPPFGIFNYNYGYGSALQPVPSNTYIIIRTTPSPTRTNIRGGIETRIRTLQGK; encoded by the coding sequence ATGTTAAAATGGTTTGAAAACAAATACCTTTCAATCCTCCTGCTACTCTTTGCGGTAGCTTTACTGACGGGTTGTGGGGCCGTCCTTGGTCCGAATTCACGAACGGTTTTTTTGGAAACAGGAGAAGATTACCTGGTTTCTGGAGATTATGACCAGGCCATAAAAACTTTCGATTCGATTCTAACCGATAATCCCAAAGATGTTAAAGCCCTGGTGGGTTCCGGAATTGCATATTACCAGCAAGGGAAGTATGAAAAAGCCTTAGAGAAGCTTACTCGGGCCAAAGAATTAGACCCGGATGATGAACAAGCCCGTCTCTATCTGGGTTTAACTTACCTTAAAAAAGGAGAAGATCAGAAAGCCTTAGCAGAGTGGAAAGAATACACCGAGCTCATTTCAACCGGCAAGTTCACCGATCTCGTCCGACGGGCCATAGCTATTTTGAGTAAAGAAAATGTCACTCTGGAAGAACGCGACTTTGTAGTATCCAGTATCGAGTATGCAACCCAGCAAGAACGAAAAGTCCTTGTTCAGGATCTGGGAGTCGGTGGGGGAAGTTCCTATTCTATAGGGTCCTCAACCTTAGGCTATCCTCCTTTTGGGATCTTTAATTACAATTACGGATACGGATCAGCTCTTCAACCGGTACCTTCGAATACTTATATCATCATCAGG